One genomic region from Flagellimonas oceani encodes:
- a CDS encoding Shedu immune nuclease family protein: MPNYKPEQENTTTDNQTKTVLTYCDSEGKPIHKAKEIFKKEKRFVYYPYSVNPNDGSVKAKKIHTIELKGWEKESDIPKDFKTTSRYGFRTQRIRQLFQYLYTKFKEVEKITIGVNVQNRFSKKSISINWSDLSPLLKKIANEKRWYDRTRKLMIHNEISGITTKLEKKKVFLNAGQLDGFLKKFDSFEKVTKADIESLSTVMETAPPSKISVTSNFIKTRDKINKVFIEDIIKRFEKLMASKVDNEKQWQKFFGENSWILNHLFPFEVILRKQEAYVGGKTLENEDGRIVDFLFENGFQDNFALLEIKTHKKDLLKNSPYRKPDVFSYSDDLSGGIGQCLDQKDVFLKDFGNKERIVNPKCILVIGLKGNLTEHQTKCFELLRSNQNNVDILTFDELLAKLKGLLEVVAE; this comes from the coding sequence ATGCCCAATTATAAACCTGAACAAGAAAATACAACAACTGATAACCAAACAAAAACTGTTTTGACTTATTGTGATTCGGAAGGAAAGCCAATTCATAAAGCCAAGGAAATTTTCAAAAAGGAAAAGAGATTTGTTTACTATCCTTATTCTGTAAACCCAAATGACGGTAGTGTTAAGGCAAAGAAAATACATACAATTGAACTTAAAGGTTGGGAAAAGGAATCTGATATTCCAAAAGATTTTAAAACAACCAGTAGATATGGATTTAGAACGCAAAGAATTAGGCAACTTTTTCAATATCTATATACCAAATTCAAAGAGGTAGAAAAAATTACAATAGGAGTTAATGTTCAAAATAGATTTTCGAAAAAGTCAATTTCCATAAATTGGTCCGACTTATCGCCTCTTTTAAAAAAAATTGCCAATGAAAAACGTTGGTATGACCGCACAAGAAAATTGATGATTCACAATGAAATTAGTGGAATTACAACTAAGCTCGAAAAAAAGAAAGTATTTTTAAATGCAGGACAATTAGATGGATTCTTGAAAAAGTTCGACTCGTTTGAAAAAGTAACGAAAGCTGATATCGAATCATTGTCAACTGTAATGGAAACAGCCCCTCCAAGTAAAATATCTGTTACGTCAAACTTTATAAAAACTAGAGATAAAATAAACAAAGTTTTTATTGAAGACATCATAAAGCGGTTTGAAAAACTAATGGCTTCTAAAGTTGATAATGAAAAACAATGGCAGAAATTCTTTGGTGAAAACTCATGGATTTTAAATCATTTGTTTCCATTCGAAGTAATACTCAGAAAACAAGAGGCTTATGTTGGAGGAAAAACATTAGAAAATGAAGACGGTAGAATAGTTGACTTTCTTTTTGAAAATGGATTTCAAGATAATTTTGCCTTACTCGAAATCAAAACCCATAAGAAAGATTTGTTAAAAAATAGTCCTTATAGAAAACCAGATGTTTTCTCTTATTCTGATGATTTATCAGGAGGTATAGGTCAATGCCTTGACCAAAAAGATGTCTTTTTAAAAGACTTCGGCAATAAAGAAAGGATAGTGAACCCTAAGTGCATTCTTGTAATCGGGTTGAAAGGTAATTTAACCGAGCATCAAACCAAATGCTTCGAACTTTTAAGGTCAAACCAAAATAATGTGGATATTTTGACTTTCGATGAGCTTTTAGCCAAATTGAAAGGTCTATTGGAGGTAGTAGCTGAATAA